In a genomic window of Acidimicrobiales bacterium:
- a CDS encoding NUDIX domain-containing protein, with protein sequence MSTSDINISDGDGSGDSSLSDYDPSAYPPFAVTVDVVVFTIVDDVLQVVLVRRGEPPFKDRWALPGGFVREDEAPREAARRELAEETKLGLKPDKLEQLRTYGEPDRDPRMRVVTVAYWTIQADVGDLAGGGDAAEAALVPVVEIEREERKLAFDHRTIVLDAVDRARSRLEYSTEASRFCPPEFTIRQLRRVYEAVWGTEFDQGNFQRKVRSEPDFVRDLGRTTDPSGSRGRPAALFSAGEVSRLEQPFLAMRSESRAMPPPRSRPSDDYPSWLVESENQEPDEQAGEKE encoded by the coding sequence ATGTCAACCTCTGACATAAATATCTCGGACGGTGATGGCTCAGGTGATTCGTCACTGAGCGATTACGACCCTTCCGCGTACCCTCCGTTCGCGGTCACGGTTGATGTGGTGGTGTTCACCATCGTCGACGACGTGCTCCAGGTGGTTCTGGTGCGGCGGGGCGAGCCGCCGTTCAAGGATCGCTGGGCGCTACCCGGTGGGTTCGTCCGTGAAGATGAGGCTCCTAGGGAAGCTGCGCGTCGGGAGTTGGCGGAGGAGACGAAGCTCGGCCTGAAACCCGACAAGCTCGAGCAACTCCGGACCTACGGGGAGCCGGATCGGGATCCGAGGATGCGGGTGGTGACCGTCGCCTACTGGACGATCCAGGCCGACGTCGGGGACCTGGCCGGTGGTGGCGATGCGGCTGAGGCCGCTCTCGTTCCCGTGGTCGAGATCGAGCGGGAGGAGCGGAAGCTGGCCTTCGACCACCGGACCATCGTCCTGGATGCTGTCGACCGGGCCAGGTCGAGGTTGGAGTACTCGACGGAGGCCAGCCGCTTCTGTCCTCCCGAGTTCACCATCAGGCAACTACGGCGGGTGTACGAGGCGGTGTGGGGGACCGAGTTCGATCAGGGCAACTTCCAGCGAAAGGTGCGGTCCGAGCCGGACTTCGTGCGGGACCTTGGGCGGACCACCGACCCGAGTGGCTCCAGAGGACGGCCGGCGGCCCTCTTCTCGGCTGGTGAAGTCTCAAGGCTCGAGCAGCCGTTCCTGGCCATGAGATCGGAGTCGAGGGCAATGCCGCCCCCCCGAAGCCGACCCAGTGATGACTATCCGTCGTGGCTGGTCGAATCCGAAAATCAGGAACCGGACGAGCAGGCGGGCGAGAAGGAGTAG
- a CDS encoding dienelactone hydrolase family protein, protein MIDTQSDRDPERAGEPVEFVANGPTAGGYLAVPASGSGPGVLVIQEWWGLVPQIRGVCDRLAGEGFVALAPDLYHGEFAEHTEMDKAGELMTSLPPDRAARDMSAAIDFLLDHDATNGDAVGVVGFCMGGMLTLLIAALEGDRVACAAPYYGAPLGDDAPDWSGLTAVVEGHMAEHDDFFPIEDVMALGDDLRTMGRDVTFHVYDGTGHPFANEEDPFGTYDADAAALAWTRTLALLDAHL, encoded by the coding sequence ATGATCGATACTCAGAGTGACCGGGACCCGGAGCGTGCCGGCGAGCCAGTGGAGTTCGTGGCGAACGGGCCGACGGCTGGGGGCTACCTGGCCGTTCCAGCGTCGGGCTCGGGGCCCGGGGTGCTTGTGATCCAGGAATGGTGGGGCCTGGTGCCCCAGATCCGGGGGGTCTGTGATCGCCTCGCCGGTGAGGGCTTCGTGGCTCTCGCCCCCGACCTCTATCACGGCGAGTTTGCCGAGCACACGGAGATGGACAAGGCCGGGGAGCTGATGACCTCGCTACCGCCGGACCGGGCCGCTCGGGACATGTCGGCGGCTATCGACTTCCTGCTGGACCACGACGCAACCAACGGCGACGCCGTCGGGGTGGTCGGCTTCTGCATGGGCGGAATGCTCACCCTGCTGATCGCCGCCCTCGAGGGCGACCGGGTGGCCTGTGCCGCCCCGTACTACGGCGCCCCGCTGGGAGACGATGCACCCGACTGGTCCGGGTTGACGGCCGTGGTCGAGGGCCACATGGCCGAACACGACGACTTCTTCCCGATCGAAGACGTGATGGCCCTGGGTGACGATCTCCGGACCATGGGTCGGGACGTGACCTTCCACGTCTACGACGGAACGGGGCATCCGTTCGCCAACGAGGAGGACCCGTTCGGCACCTACGACGCCGACGCGGCCGCCCTCGCTTGGACCCGCACCCTCGCCCTGCTAGACGCCCACCTGTAG